The following coding sequences lie in one Miscanthus floridulus cultivar M001 chromosome 9, ASM1932011v1, whole genome shotgun sequence genomic window:
- the LOC136481921 gene encoding putative squamosa promoter-binding-like protein 19, producing the protein MDWAVASGAPSWGTAATDPGPTMLSFAGPSSSTSPAADAEVRLQDFAAGLAQSARPAGAAGAGRRSRAAGGGAGAEVCSVDGCRSDLSRCRQYHRRHKVCEAHAKTPVVVVGGQEQRFCQQCSRFHMLSEFDEGKRSCRKRLDGHNRRRRKPQHDLTNLGGFFPYHQVNQFEVYPRTIPTAGQNSDAMQLVGRQQPFSISFSRTQNQFPFPQGGGSALHAACSGLLAEGSSHTGSSTCNNALSGTLGPECALSLLSPLLHRPSAAGIPTNGQPQVASSLSRIAAVSQAATTAMTIAFAAGVGHHVFVPDAMLEDPSQALPFSWQ; encoded by the exons ATGGACTGGGCAGTAGCTTCCGGTGCTCCGTCGTGGGGCACGGCGGCGACGGACCCCGGCCCGACCATGCTGTCCTTCGCGGGCccgtcctcctccacctcccccgccgccgacgccgaggtGCGGCTCCAGGATTTCGCCGCGGGTCTCGCCCAGAGCGCGCGGCCGGCGGGGGCGGCGGGAGCCGGGAGGAGGTCCCGCGCGGCCGGGGGAGGTGCCGGCGCGGAGGTGTGCTCCGTCGACGGCTGCCGCTCTGATCTCAGCCGGTGCCGCCAGTACCACCGGCGGCATAAGGTCTGTGAGGCACACGCCAAGACGCCGGTGGTGGTCGTCGGCGGCCAGGAGCAGCGCTTCTGCCAGCAATGCAGCCG GTTTCACATGCTGTCCGAGTTTGATGAGGGAAAAAGAAGTTGCCGGAAGCGTTTGGATGGCCATAATAGACGTCGAAGAAAGCCACAGCATGATCTGACGAATCTAGGGGGTTTCTTTCCATACCACCAAG TGAATCAATTTGAGGTCTATCCACGAACAATTCCAACAGCCGGCCAGAATTCTGATGCCATGCAGTTGGTGGGTCGTCAGCAGCCCTTCTCCATATCGTTCTCAAGAACACAAAATCAGTTCCCTTTCCCACAGGGTGGCGGTAGTGCCCTCCATGCAGCCTGCTCTGGTCTTCTGGCTGAAGGTAGCAGCCACACTGGAAGCAGCACATGCAACAACGCTCTCTCTGGCACGCTGGGCCCCGAGTGTGCTCTCTCTCTTCTGTCACCATTGCTGCATCGCCCCTCTGCTGCTGGCATCCCCACCAATGGCCAACCCCAGGTTGCCTCTTCACTCTCTCGGATCGCTGCCGTGTCGCAGGCTGCAACAACAGCTATGACCATTGCATTTGCGGCCGGTGTTGGCCACCATGTGTTTGTTCCTGATGCTATGCTTGAGGATCCTTCACAGGCACTGCCATTCTCTTGGCAGTAG